The nucleotide sequence GTTATCGCTGGCCGCCGGCGTGCTTACCGGTTCATTGTTGTGGTCTGCTTTTGCCGCGTTTGGTCTGGCAGCCTTAATGCATACGAATGTGTGGCTTTTTGAAACGATGAGGTACTGCGGGGCGTTGTATTTGCTGTATTTAGCATGGAAGTCGTTACGATCCGCTTTTCAATCGGCTTCGTTAACACTGCCAGACAGTCAGATATCGACAGCAAAAGGCAATTACTTAAAAGGTCTGCTGATTCATCTGACGAACCCCAAAGCCGTGTTGTTTTTTGGCGCTCTGTATTCCATGGGCGTGCCAGCAGCGGCCAGACCCGCTGATCTGATCTCTGTCATTCTTGTGGTTGGTTTGGTCAGTGCATCTATTTTTCTGGGCTACGCAGCGCTTTTTTCCCGCTCAGGGATCCGGCAGCTTTACCTCAGGTCCAAAAGGGGATTTGAAAGTCTGTTTGCATTGTTTTTCGGAGCCGCCAGTTTGAAGTTGCTGCTCAGTGCGAGTGGAAAATAAGCTTTGCGGCGACATGAGCAATTGATAGGGCTTGGCTCGCAAGTCTGGTAAAATCGCCGTTCTCCAGCAATCGTGTTGATTGCCATGGCATACCTAAGACTAGGATCTATTTTGACCAATAATGATATCTTGCGTCGTGTACGCGATACCTTTGATTTTAAAAACAATACTATGATTGAAATCTTCGCGATGGCGGATTTCAGTGCAACCGAAGAACAGGTTGCGGGTTGGTTAGAAAAAGACGCTGCCGAGACCTTTATCAAGCTGACAGACACAGAATTAGCCGTGTTTCTGAATGGGCTGATCAATTTCAAACGTGGTAAGCGCGACGGTGAGCAACCCAAACCGGAAGCACACCTGAACAACAATATGGTATTCCAGAAATTACGCATTGCCCTGAATTTAAAAGCAGAAGAGATTCTTGGGATGTTGCAGACGGTTGGTGTGAGCTTAAGCAAGCATGAACTGAGTGCCTTTTTCCGCAAACCAGAAAACAAGCATTACCGGGAATGTAAAGACGACATCCTGCGTCAATTTTTATCCGCTGTTCAGCGCCAGTCAGGTGCCAACGCTAGCGGTACAGAATCCGGCGCGTAATGATAAATCCATAGCTTCCCCTGTTCTGTTCGGAACAGACTGATGATGGCGTCAAAGAATCAAGCAGAAGTATTGCTAAGCTTTCTTCTTGATTTGACGCCATTTCACCACATTGCTCCTGGCAGCCTTCAACTTTCCCACTTCTATGCTATCGTTTGCTGACGACATTCTCTTAACGTTCAGAAATAGAAAGGAAATCGAATGACAAGTCGCGTTTATGTGTTGGCTCAATTTAAACCCAAAGCAGGCAAAGAAGCCGAACTGTTTGAAGTGCTGAAAGCACTGGAACCGGATTCGCTTCGTGAGGAAGGCTGCGTGCAATACATCCTGACCCGCCAGATCGACCACCCGAGTGCGACCAGAAACGACTATCCCATCGTATTTAACGAAATCTGGGCAAGCGCTGAAGACTGGTCTGCGCATGGTCGCCGGCAACAAATTCAACACTTTTTCGAAACCCAGGTGAAAGCGGAATCAGGCTTGGTTGAAGATGCAATCGTGACGGCCTATTCCGATGAAGGGTACAACTTTGACGCCCCTGTTTACGACTAACCGCTGCGTATAGTGCTCATCTTGATTTGTGTTCACCGCAAGCGGCTCAGCGGAATGTGTGCCGCTTGCGGTGTTTTTCTCACCGCCGCCG is from Photobacterium sp. TLY01 and encodes:
- a CDS encoding DUF1456 family protein — its product is MTNNDILRRVRDTFDFKNNTMIEIFAMADFSATEEQVAGWLEKDAAETFIKLTDTELAVFLNGLINFKRGKRDGEQPKPEAHLNNNMVFQKLRIALNLKAEEILGMLQTVGVSLSKHELSAFFRKPENKHYRECKDDILRQFLSAVQRQSGANASGTESGA
- a CDS encoding putative quinol monooxygenase, with product MTSRVYVLAQFKPKAGKEAELFEVLKALEPDSLREEGCVQYILTRQIDHPSATRNDYPIVFNEIWASAEDWSAHGRRQQIQHFFETQVKAESGLVEDAIVTAYSDEGYNFDAPVYD
- a CDS encoding LysE family translocator yields the protein MEEINYLLIIVSAFAAIASPGPATLAIAGASMKHGRYLGLSLAAGVLTGSLLWSAFAAFGLAALMHTNVWLFETMRYCGALYLLYLAWKSLRSAFQSASLTLPDSQISTAKGNYLKGLLIHLTNPKAVLFFGALYSMGVPAAARPADLISVILVVGLVSASIFLGYAALFSRSGIRQLYLRSKRGFESLFALFFGAASLKLLLSASGK